In Gemmatimonas sp. UBA7669, the following are encoded in one genomic region:
- a CDS encoding DUF2156 domain-containing protein — MGKACDEDIPEASADLVRLHGRTATAFRSLGRDLLRWYWRASPEVAASDSVASDWAAQSPRAFVAYLEVRRARVAAGEPVASLDDLLTVAERFVDDSAARGQRASFFGTEGRLVQSPRFARRLLGEQPVWNPQAWTAHRQAHRSLREQCRRARAKGVAIQEVDARHVTAGATGEAVQQLVTRWRATRSMSPMGFLVQIDFTTQSAARRVFLAQQNGQLVGLLAMAPVPARAGWLLEHLLRDPDAPNGTADLLVDHAMLQLAADGVTWASLGLAPLHGPVDGWLQRVRHWSRPLFNFEGLAAFKRKLRPDRWEPIYLAWPREGSGWRALLDGLRAFAGGSLLRFALRTIFRGPTPLLRALCWLLVPWTLVLAAAPTAAWFPHTAVHAAWVLFDVLLVVALWTLLRRQAFAPRTTVARRHTARLALLLATCVSLDALLTAWQAWAFNMPRVHTVVDVVIVWLACLGPLVAAPVLWGAARRLRVLARPRPQLDWPSSLTT, encoded by the coding sequence GTGGGCAAGGCATGCGACGAGGACATACCCGAAGCTAGTGCGGATCTTGTGCGGCTGCACGGGCGCACGGCCACGGCCTTCCGTTCACTGGGCCGCGACCTCCTGCGCTGGTACTGGCGGGCCTCACCTGAGGTGGCCGCCTCCGACTCGGTCGCCTCCGACTGGGCTGCACAGAGTCCACGGGCCTTTGTGGCCTACCTCGAGGTGCGGCGCGCACGCGTGGCGGCCGGCGAGCCGGTGGCTTCGCTCGATGACTTGCTGACGGTGGCCGAGCGCTTTGTGGATGACAGCGCCGCCCGCGGTCAACGCGCGAGCTTCTTTGGTACCGAAGGCCGACTGGTGCAATCGCCGCGCTTCGCCCGCCGACTGCTGGGCGAACAACCCGTCTGGAATCCGCAGGCATGGACTGCACACCGTCAGGCTCACCGCTCGTTGCGTGAACAATGTCGCCGGGCGCGAGCCAAGGGTGTGGCCATTCAGGAAGTCGATGCACGGCATGTCACCGCCGGCGCAACAGGCGAAGCGGTGCAGCAACTCGTGACGCGCTGGCGTGCCACACGCAGCATGTCCCCCATGGGATTTCTCGTGCAGATCGATTTCACCACCCAGTCCGCCGCGCGGCGCGTGTTTCTCGCGCAGCAGAACGGACAACTGGTCGGACTGCTCGCCATGGCGCCGGTACCTGCGCGCGCTGGCTGGCTGCTGGAACATCTGCTGCGCGATCCCGACGCACCCAATGGCACCGCAGATCTGCTTGTGGATCACGCCATGCTGCAGCTCGCGGCAGACGGTGTGACCTGGGCCTCGCTCGGACTGGCTCCGCTGCACGGTCCGGTGGACGGTTGGCTGCAGCGCGTGCGACACTGGTCGCGTCCCCTGTTCAACTTCGAGGGGCTTGCCGCATTCAAGCGCAAGCTGCGACCCGACCGCTGGGAGCCCATCTATCTGGCATGGCCGCGGGAAGGTTCGGGATGGCGCGCCTTGCTGGATGGTCTGCGCGCGTTTGCCGGAGGATCGCTGCTGCGGTTTGCGCTGCGCACGATATTCCGTGGCCCCACGCCATTACTGCGTGCGCTGTGCTGGCTGCTGGTGCCGTGGACGCTCGTGCTGGCGGCCGCGCCAACCGCCGCGTGGTTTCCGCACACCGCCGTACACGCGGCCTGGGTGCTGTTCGATGTGCTGCTTGTGGTGGCGCTCTGGACGCTGCTGCGTCGCCAGGCGTTTGCGCCACGCACGACGGTGGCGCGCCGACACACGGCCCGACTGGCTCTGCTGCTTGCCACCTGCGTGAGTCTTGATGCGCTGCTCACGGCCTGGCAGGCCTGGGCGTTCAACATGCCGCGCGTCCACACCGTGGTGGACGTCGTTATCGTATGGCTGGCCTGTCTTGGTCCACTGGTGGCGGCGCCGGTACTATGGGGTGCAGCCCGCCGGCTGCGCGTTCTTGCTCGTCCACGTCCACAACTCGACTGGCCTTCTTCTCTCACGACATGA
- a CDS encoding lanthionine synthetase LanC family protein translates to MTDPRPLIELASEIASSLADQARWTGKNCTWETVQPMRGSRQGLSVEYAPAGGALYAGSSGVAVFLAELARLTSDDAFARLAMGALGHALLPAELAKGRVTSLYSGQLGIAYAACRVYQALGQPIPDWLVQMIDALAAAAPTVRSYDIIDGSAGAIVGMLELYRMSGREACLDGMRAHADALLRDKLDEPEGASWGSPSLSALRNQVGFAHGASGAAWSLMEAYTTLGDPRYLYVAERALDYEAQFFVESEANWPDLRNPVVHLLEDDEEFMTLCRSVLNGGSIPTHRETYSTTWCYGAPGMLPVRARVASLARDARHVAQFEKACIELRALADDPSAYCLCHGACGNADAVRSALRYRDDVALKHALATFADTLPTLYRAGRWRSGVLGGDFDPTLLVGVSGIGYCALQLADPAIPSVLFMGDGANITEPDQTDWRLSHDAALLDRAFPQSLQALRPASEDAAREFAREAPPEMPLLVHMRRALAAARENAPDADARASLDRATLAEQAWFEVLDTFNSPYDELTETLMRIALGDDWQRAPLQIASATRVLRAAAVNDVGTTEPGRTSGATLLFRTRTTPRRMVISAAQLELLDLFDSPTSVDAILNALPNEADDLPQQAGVRVGVVRTVEQFLHLGVLAPTPGFRADESLPGASSP, encoded by the coding sequence ATGACGGATCCGCGTCCGCTGATTGAACTGGCGTCCGAGATTGCCAGCAGTTTAGCCGATCAAGCTCGTTGGACCGGTAAGAACTGTACGTGGGAGACCGTGCAGCCGATGCGTGGATCTCGGCAAGGATTGAGTGTTGAGTATGCGCCGGCTGGTGGGGCTCTATACGCCGGGTCTTCCGGTGTAGCAGTTTTTCTCGCTGAACTTGCGCGGCTTACCTCGGACGATGCTTTTGCGCGACTTGCAATGGGCGCGCTCGGACATGCCCTATTGCCTGCCGAGCTGGCGAAGGGAAGGGTGACCTCCCTTTACTCGGGGCAGCTGGGTATCGCGTACGCGGCTTGTCGCGTGTATCAAGCGCTTGGCCAACCGATTCCCGATTGGCTTGTGCAGATGATCGACGCCTTGGCGGCGGCGGCGCCAACAGTACGGTCGTACGATATCATTGATGGCTCCGCGGGCGCGATCGTCGGCATGCTTGAATTGTATCGCATGTCGGGCCGGGAGGCGTGTCTGGATGGTATGCGCGCCCACGCCGACGCGCTGCTACGGGATAAGCTCGATGAGCCGGAGGGGGCCTCATGGGGCTCGCCTTCACTCTCTGCGCTCCGAAACCAAGTTGGTTTTGCTCATGGGGCCTCGGGAGCCGCTTGGTCGCTGATGGAGGCATACACAACTCTAGGCGATCCGCGCTACCTGTACGTCGCCGAGCGAGCCTTAGACTACGAGGCGCAGTTCTTCGTAGAATCCGAGGCGAACTGGCCCGATCTGCGCAACCCTGTCGTCCATTTGTTGGAGGACGACGAGGAGTTCATGACGTTGTGCCGGAGCGTTTTGAACGGAGGTTCGATCCCGACGCACCGAGAAACGTACAGCACCACCTGGTGCTATGGCGCACCGGGGATGCTCCCTGTTCGTGCGCGTGTTGCCTCGCTAGCGCGCGACGCGAGACATGTTGCACAGTTCGAGAAAGCATGCATCGAGCTGCGCGCCCTCGCCGATGATCCTAGCGCGTACTGTCTCTGCCACGGAGCATGCGGCAATGCCGATGCGGTCCGCAGCGCGCTTCGCTATCGTGACGATGTCGCGCTGAAGCATGCTTTGGCTACGTTCGCTGACACATTGCCGACACTCTACCGGGCGGGACGATGGCGCTCGGGCGTTCTTGGCGGCGACTTTGACCCCACCTTGCTCGTCGGAGTCTCCGGGATTGGCTACTGTGCGTTGCAGTTGGCGGATCCGGCAATTCCGTCCGTGCTGTTTATGGGCGACGGGGCAAATATCACCGAGCCCGATCAGACCGATTGGCGACTTTCGCATGATGCGGCTCTGCTAGATCGCGCATTTCCGCAGAGCTTACAAGCACTCAGGCCGGCTTCTGAAGATGCTGCGCGCGAGTTCGCCCGGGAGGCGCCGCCCGAAATGCCGTTGCTTGTGCACATGCGCCGCGCTCTGGCGGCGGCGCGCGAAAACGCACCTGATGCAGACGCCCGCGCGAGCCTCGACAGAGCGACGCTGGCAGAGCAGGCGTGGTTTGAGGTGCTTGACACGTTCAATTCTCCGTATGATGAGCTCACCGAAACACTCATGCGCATTGCGCTGGGCGACGACTGGCAACGGGCCCCCCTCCAGATTGCGAGTGCAACCCGTGTGCTTCGCGCAGCCGCAGTAAATGATGTGGGGACGACGGAGCCGGGGCGTACGTCAGGGGCGACGCTGCTATTTCGCACGAGAACAACTCCGAGGCGTATGGTGATTTCCGCGGCGCAGCTCGAACTTCTTGATCTGTTCGACAGTCCAACCTCGGTGGACGCGATTCTCAACGCGCTTCCGAATGAAGCAGATGACTTGCCCCAGCAGGCCGGGGTGCGTGTCGGCGTCGTCCGCACCGTTGAGCAGTTTCTACATTTGGGGGTACTCGCTCCCACGCCGGGATTCCGCGCTGACGAATCGCTTCCCGGCGCAAGTTCGCCCTAG
- a CDS encoding sigma-54 interaction domain-containing protein — protein MSDVARFTTDGLPPLALHRPDEASVAFHGLLGSSAIMREAFERLERVGRTDVTVLLTGESGTGKELAARALHAVSTRQQRPLVALNCSALPTELVESELFGHTRGAFTGAVRDHGGLFEAAHGGTLFLDEIGDLGIGAQAKVLRALESGEVQRVGGTKPTRVDVRVIAATNRPLERMVADGAFREDLLYRLNVVVITLPPLRARPQDIPMLAQHFLRQVGMKHPQTAQRISEEAMACLVAYAWPGNVRELRNVLEGALVLGDGLTLEPRHLPPVLREAAMPSGGVEDDAAKALVAATMHLSFSEAREQALEAFDRAFLSAALARHGGNIAQTARTLGLHRQSLQKVLARRSLRARRPASPSEAAQPDATPSDTP, from the coding sequence ATGAGCGACGTCGCTCGATTCACCACTGACGGACTGCCGCCACTGGCACTGCATCGACCCGACGAAGCGTCCGTGGCCTTTCACGGGCTGCTGGGCAGCAGCGCCATCATGCGCGAGGCGTTCGAACGCCTCGAGCGCGTGGGTCGCACCGACGTCACGGTATTGCTCACTGGTGAGAGTGGCACCGGTAAGGAGCTGGCGGCCCGTGCTCTGCATGCCGTGAGCACACGTCAGCAGCGTCCACTCGTCGCCCTCAATTGCTCGGCGCTCCCCACCGAACTGGTCGAGAGTGAGTTGTTCGGGCACACACGTGGCGCGTTCACCGGCGCGGTGCGCGATCACGGCGGACTGTTCGAAGCGGCTCATGGCGGCACGCTGTTCCTCGACGAGATTGGCGACCTCGGCATCGGCGCACAGGCCAAGGTGCTGCGCGCGCTCGAGAGCGGCGAGGTGCAGCGCGTGGGCGGCACCAAGCCCACACGCGTGGATGTCCGCGTCATTGCGGCCACCAATCGTCCGCTCGAGCGCATGGTCGCCGACGGGGCGTTTCGCGAGGATCTGCTGTATCGCCTGAACGTGGTGGTCATCACGCTGCCGCCGCTGCGCGCACGTCCGCAGGACATTCCCATGCTGGCACAGCACTTCCTGCGACAGGTGGGGATGAAGCACCCGCAGACCGCGCAGCGCATCAGCGAGGAGGCCATGGCCTGCCTTGTTGCCTATGCCTGGCCTGGCAATGTGCGCGAGCTGCGCAACGTGCTCGAAGGTGCCCTGGTGCTGGGTGACGGACTCACTCTCGAGCCTCGGCATCTTCCACCCGTGCTCCGAGAGGCTGCAATGCCCTCGGGTGGTGTGGAGGACGATGCCGCCAAGGCCCTGGTGGCAGCCACCATGCATCTGTCCTTCTCGGAAGCGCGCGAGCAGGCTCTCGAGGCATTTGACCGGGCCTTTCTGTCTGCGGCGCTGGCACGTCATGGTGGCAACATTGCCCAGACGGCGCGCACACTGGGATTACATCGGCAATCGCTGCAGAAAGTGCTCGCGCGCCGCTCGCTGCGCGCACGGCGCCCCGCGTCCCCGTCCGAGGCGGCTCAGCCCGACGCCACGCCGTCCGACACGCCGTAA
- a CDS encoding MBL fold metallo-hydrolase, with protein sequence MHIEFAGAAREVTGSCHILRLGSGSAQRTVLLDCGLFQGRRKESREKNQKLPLPVEEIDAIVLSHAHIDHAGRLPYLVAQGYKGTIWATNATRDLCAIMLADSAHIQEMHCV encoded by the coding sequence GTGCACATCGAATTTGCTGGTGCCGCCCGCGAAGTCACGGGCTCGTGCCATATCCTGCGCCTGGGCAGCGGCAGCGCCCAGCGCACCGTGCTGCTCGATTGCGGTCTCTTTCAGGGACGCCGCAAGGAAAGCCGCGAGAAGAACCAGAAGCTCCCCCTGCCCGTCGAAGAAATCGACGCGATCGTGCTGAGCCATGCGCACATCGACCACGCGGGGCGCCTGCCCTATCTGGTGGCCCAGGGCTACAAGGGCACCATCTGGGCCACGAACGCCACGCGCGATCTCTGCGCCATCATGCTGGCGGACTCGGCGCATATCCAGGAGATGCACTGCGTTTGA
- a CDS encoding leucine zipper domain-containing protein → MNIHKLARLTPFGREVLVQRVAADVPVAVGAREAGVSRQTVYKWCRRAADQTPEALHDRASTPHHSAQRIAAHLWLQIEKRRRQHWSCRRIAQCYDLPISTSSATPRPRSTESSNTSPAQRKSNHGPRLSKPLGLIPTLLYHSCGTDNRH, encoded by the coding sequence ATGAACATCCACAAGTTGGCACGTCTCACCCCGTTTGGGCGAGAGGTGTTGGTGCAGCGCGTCGCGGCTGATGTGCCCGTCGCGGTGGGCGCCCGCGAAGCCGGCGTCTCGCGCCAGACTGTGTACAAGTGGTGCCGTCGGGCCGCGGACCAAACCCCGGAGGCGCTGCACGACCGCGCGTCGACGCCACATCATTCGGCGCAGCGGATCGCCGCCCATCTTTGGCTGCAGATCGAGAAGCGGCGTCGGCAGCACTGGAGCTGTCGGCGGATTGCCCAGTGCTACGATCTGCCGATCTCTACATCCTCGGCTACCCCCCGCCCGCGGAGTACGGAAAGCAGCAACACCTCACCCGCTCAGCGTAAGTCAAATCACGGCCCCCGGCTGTCCAAGCCGTTGGGGCTCATCCCAACACTTCTGTACCATTCATGCGGCACAGACAACAGGCATTGA
- a CDS encoding TIGR00730 family Rossman fold protein, translating to MTPPTLPVTPVVLQRVGVYCGGNDGARPAYVALARTLGQTLARRGIGLVYGGGRTGLMGAMADAALAAGGEVIGVMPHGLVEREVAHRELTHLHIVDSMHERKAMMASLADAFITLPGGIGTLEEFFETWTWAQLGVHRKPMGLLDVDGFWEPLLSMLAYMDSEGFLRGNPRAWLLHEHHVERLLVALEAFVAPEVRTWARLSET from the coding sequence ATGACACCGCCGACCCTTCCTGTCACCCCGGTCGTTCTGCAGCGCGTAGGTGTGTACTGCGGCGGCAACGACGGAGCCCGTCCTGCGTACGTTGCCCTCGCCCGCACGCTGGGACAGACACTCGCGCGGCGTGGCATCGGTCTGGTGTATGGCGGGGGCCGCACGGGACTCATGGGCGCCATGGCCGACGCCGCGCTTGCGGCCGGCGGTGAAGTGATTGGGGTGATGCCACACGGTCTTGTCGAACGCGAAGTCGCGCATCGCGAGCTGACACACCTGCACATTGTGGACAGCATGCATGAGCGCAAAGCCATGATGGCCAGTCTGGCCGATGCCTTCATCACGCTGCCCGGCGGCATCGGAACACTCGAGGAGTTCTTCGAGACCTGGACATGGGCGCAACTGGGCGTGCACAGGAAGCCCATGGGCTTGCTGGACGTCGATGGATTCTGGGAGCCGTTGCTGAGCATGCTGGCATACATGGACAGCGAGGGATTTCTGCGTGGCAATCCGCGCGCCTGGCTGCTGCACGAACATCATGTAGAGCGCCTGCTGGTCGCGTTGGAGGCATTTGTAGCACCAGAGGTCCGAACATGGGCGCGTTTGTCAGAGACATGA
- a CDS encoding LLM class flavin-dependent oxidoreductase, translated as MAIERLGAIDVLSPANVGALASALESLGYYRYWLTEHHSPQQSGSPMLMAAIAAASTSRLRIGTAGAMLPYYNLPRLASETRLLRSLFPDRFEFGVINGRVRDPILHNRMLDGVPLRDYPAAIRYLMSMVTGSFSIGDEDALPTELEDFWICSTSPSSATLAGELGSRFAYHHYLAAGVPLAESLAIVDQYREQWSLRRGTAPPPVVLVCYGCCAQTEWEARERWAASIAQKGHSWPLPTTAEPRLRDRSFPCFLGSGPQCVAQLEELANVYGTTDIVLQSLAPSFPQVVESYALIAAEQPAITPSSGMIAGPAR; from the coding sequence GTGGCTATTGAACGCTTGGGGGCAATCGACGTCCTCTCACCGGCCAATGTCGGCGCGTTAGCGTCGGCCCTCGAATCGCTAGGCTATTACCGTTACTGGCTCACGGAGCATCACTCGCCGCAGCAAAGTGGTAGTCCCATGCTTATGGCCGCCATCGCAGCAGCGTCTACGTCGCGCCTGCGTATCGGAACCGCTGGCGCAATGCTCCCGTACTACAACCTTCCTAGGCTCGCGTCAGAGACCCGGCTTCTTCGCTCGCTGTTTCCGGACCGGTTCGAGTTTGGTGTGATAAATGGAAGGGTGAGAGATCCCATCTTGCATAATCGAATGCTCGACGGCGTGCCACTTCGCGACTATCCCGCAGCGATCCGATACCTCATGTCGATGGTCACTGGATCGTTCTCCATTGGCGATGAGGACGCGCTGCCGACTGAGCTAGAGGATTTTTGGATCTGTTCGACCAGTCCCAGCAGCGCTACACTCGCAGGAGAGTTAGGCAGCCGATTTGCGTACCACCACTACCTAGCCGCGGGCGTGCCGCTGGCCGAGTCGCTCGCGATTGTCGATCAGTATCGCGAGCAGTGGTCACTGCGCCGAGGCACGGCCCCTCCCCCGGTTGTCTTGGTGTGCTATGGCTGCTGCGCGCAAACCGAATGGGAAGCACGCGAACGGTGGGCTGCCTCGATCGCGCAAAAAGGACACAGCTGGCCGCTTCCTACGACCGCGGAACCACGATTGCGCGACCGTAGTTTTCCTTGCTTTCTCGGCTCGGGGCCCCAGTGCGTCGCCCAGCTTGAGGAGCTGGCGAACGTGTATGGAACCACCGATATAGTGCTTCAGTCGCTCGCACCATCCTTTCCGCAGGTCGTCGAGTCCTATGCCTTGATTGCGGCCGAGCAACCCGCTATCACACCGAGTTCTGGCATGATAGCAGGCCCCGCGCGCTAG
- the upp gene encoding uracil phosphoribosyltransferase, whose amino-acid sequence MPTLRIVDHPLVRHKITLLRDRATPTKQFKELVDEIAMLMAYEATRDLELDPVRVETPLETTSGWTVRGKKLTLVPILRAGLGMVEGILRLMPSARVGHIGLYRDHDTLEPVDYYFKVPADASERDFLLLDPMLATGGSASAAVSSLKRAGATRIRFLCLVAAPEGVARLAADHPDVPVLAASLDRELNEHGYILPGLGDAGDRLFGTR is encoded by the coding sequence TTGCCCACGTTGCGCATCGTAGACCACCCGCTGGTCCGCCACAAGATCACCTTGCTGCGTGATCGCGCCACGCCCACCAAGCAGTTCAAGGAACTGGTGGACGAAATCGCCATGCTGATGGCCTACGAGGCCACGCGCGATCTCGAACTCGACCCCGTGCGGGTGGAGACGCCGCTGGAAACCACGTCGGGGTGGACGGTGCGCGGCAAGAAGCTCACACTGGTGCCCATTCTCCGTGCCGGCCTCGGCATGGTGGAAGGCATCCTGCGTCTCATGCCGTCGGCGCGGGTTGGCCACATTGGGCTCTATCGCGATCACGACACGCTCGAGCCGGTGGACTACTACTTCAAGGTGCCGGCCGACGCGAGCGAGCGCGATTTCCTGCTGCTCGACCCCATGTTGGCCACCGGGGGCAGCGCCTCGGCGGCAGTGTCGTCACTCAAGCGGGCGGGGGCCACGCGCATCCGCTTTCTGTGCCTGGTCGCGGCGCCGGAGGGCGTCGCGCGACTCGCGGCGGATCATCCCGATGTGCCGGTGCTCGCGGCCAGTCTCGACCGCGAGCTCAACGAACACGGCTACATTCTGCCCGGACTGGGCGACGCCGGCGACCGCCTGTTCGGCACGCGCTGA
- a CDS encoding lantibiotic dehydratase: MALHEAQFFLLRAPVLPVGTLERFGAMESAPLFTASASNAIGAAATDDLEVMYAAAVAALVTRPDIRAALRHASPDLVDGIDRVGPTTPIRQRLPLLHAAARYISRMSYRPTPFGLFAGVSYGTVAGATRLSVGHAASHTPVARLDSDCLDEIVRRVADAFWDDECVTYHANSSLSRVGVRWFYAKSRSRGKDQRYSLVALDADAALNTVMRLAGAGTSVPKLVREFTEQGYELEEARTYVKELIDDGILVSSLHPALTDTDPLTTLCGQLSKINGAGGWVSALEQLRASLADTEGMASSDEWQQRITGLLATLPSPVTARHTVQIDLRLNAPEAQLSRTLVDDLLAAVHQLQRVSLPRDPLRGFREAFVERFDTEEVPLSIALDAEVGVGLPGFEARSRPPALDANLVDAERRRDAALAELLIRAASASRTTIELTPEDIARLENGREHRPLPASFAAMISIENATCADVDRGQYSMVLKGLSGPSGTSLLGRFCYLDDRLTAAVRSHVEHEACSAPEAVFAELVHLPQARLANVIRRPPLRPLEVPYLGRSALPADQQLDLSDLRVSVQRGRVMLRSIRLDREVIIRCSTAHNFSHGSNLPIYQFLCLLQHQDAAQVPNWTWGAHGDLPMLPRVSIGRLVVSRAQWRIPWAELKQLRDAADASTLAHLLADLRMRLGIPRHVAIAEGENSLPVDLGAAWGRALLVESLRAPAPLVLQERSTPSDAMPLTGPDGAHTNEIILPFVVPAARKTTQFRVSTSISEPSCLRVENEPAVIDPRYRRQTLSSPWTSLKIYCGVGHADRLLTEYIVPLLSEAQHRQVIDGWFFLRYHDPRFHLRVRVHGAPTSAKFALLQQLDASLDSAVSEHRVSSVVFDTYVREIERYGGAAAIELVERVFHADSIAVAALLPYLADMPSAALRDAAVLQGVLTMFRALAAPTRQLVERLRRRVPPSRQSRTWSKSFREFRPLFESVFDGGDVPHASGTTISALYERRSASIAESLAVRHPASGSEILALSEEAVDSLVHMFLNRVARDPSETGELRLLDYTRRLSESALARR, from the coding sequence ATGGCCCTCCACGAAGCGCAGTTCTTCCTCCTACGCGCCCCTGTGCTCCCCGTCGGTACGCTCGAGAGATTCGGAGCAATGGAGAGCGCGCCGCTATTCACAGCCAGCGCTTCAAATGCTATCGGTGCAGCGGCGACAGACGATCTGGAAGTGATGTACGCGGCCGCCGTTGCCGCTCTTGTCACACGTCCGGATATCCGAGCTGCATTGCGCCACGCCTCCCCTGACCTTGTTGACGGCATCGATCGTGTGGGGCCTACGACCCCCATCCGGCAACGCTTGCCGCTGTTGCACGCGGCGGCGCGCTATATCTCACGAATGAGTTATCGTCCCACGCCGTTCGGACTGTTCGCCGGCGTGTCGTATGGGACAGTGGCCGGTGCGACGCGCCTATCGGTTGGCCACGCGGCTTCGCATACCCCTGTCGCCCGCCTCGACAGCGACTGCTTGGACGAGATCGTCCGCCGAGTCGCCGATGCGTTCTGGGACGATGAATGCGTAACGTATCATGCCAACTCAAGTTTGTCGCGCGTCGGGGTACGCTGGTTCTATGCCAAGTCGCGGTCTCGAGGTAAGGATCAGCGATATTCGCTGGTGGCGCTCGATGCAGACGCCGCCCTCAACACCGTTATGCGACTCGCGGGCGCCGGGACTTCGGTGCCGAAGCTGGTCAGGGAGTTTACCGAACAGGGCTATGAGCTTGAGGAGGCGCGTACCTACGTCAAAGAGCTGATTGACGACGGGATCTTGGTCTCTTCGCTCCATCCAGCGCTAACTGATACAGATCCACTTACGACCCTTTGCGGACAGCTTAGCAAGATTAATGGGGCTGGCGGCTGGGTGAGTGCGCTTGAGCAACTCCGCGCATCGCTCGCGGACACCGAAGGCATGGCGAGCAGCGACGAGTGGCAGCAGCGGATCACCGGACTGCTTGCGACATTGCCGTCCCCAGTGACCGCGCGACACACGGTGCAGATTGATCTTCGGCTGAACGCGCCCGAAGCCCAACTCTCACGCACTCTCGTTGACGACCTGCTGGCAGCGGTCCACCAACTTCAACGTGTGAGCCTCCCTCGGGATCCGCTGCGCGGCTTCAGAGAGGCATTTGTCGAACGCTTCGATACCGAAGAGGTGCCCCTGAGCATCGCTCTCGACGCCGAAGTCGGTGTCGGTCTGCCTGGGTTTGAGGCCCGCAGCCGCCCGCCGGCGCTGGATGCGAATTTAGTGGATGCTGAGCGCCGACGGGATGCCGCATTAGCCGAGCTGCTCATCCGGGCCGCGTCGGCGAGCCGCACTACGATTGAGTTGACCCCGGAGGACATTGCACGGCTGGAGAACGGGCGCGAACACCGTCCGCTTCCCGCCTCCTTCGCGGCCATGATCTCCATCGAGAACGCCACTTGTGCCGATGTTGATCGCGGCCAGTACTCCATGGTTCTGAAGGGCCTGTCGGGTCCGTCGGGGACATCGCTGCTGGGCCGTTTTTGCTACTTAGATGACCGTCTCACCGCGGCAGTTCGCTCGCACGTAGAGCACGAGGCGTGCAGTGCGCCGGAGGCGGTGTTTGCTGAACTGGTTCACCTCCCGCAGGCTCGACTTGCGAACGTCATTCGACGACCACCACTCCGGCCGTTGGAAGTGCCGTATTTGGGACGCTCTGCGCTACCCGCCGACCAGCAGTTAGATCTCTCGGATCTCCGAGTAAGTGTCCAGCGCGGGCGTGTGATGCTTAGGTCTATACGTCTCGACCGAGAAGTCATCATTCGCTGTAGTACCGCGCACAACTTTTCGCATGGGTCCAATCTGCCCATTTATCAGTTTCTGTGCCTGCTTCAACATCAAGACGCGGCGCAAGTCCCGAACTGGACATGGGGAGCGCATGGTGACTTGCCTATGTTGCCCAGAGTGTCCATCGGGCGGCTCGTCGTCTCTCGCGCGCAATGGCGCATTCCATGGGCCGAGCTGAAGCAACTTCGTGATGCTGCCGACGCATCGACGCTGGCACACTTGCTCGCCGATCTCCGCATGCGGCTCGGCATCCCGCGTCACGTTGCAATTGCTGAGGGCGAAAACTCGTTACCGGTGGATCTGGGGGCCGCGTGGGGGCGCGCGCTCCTAGTGGAGTCCCTCCGTGCACCGGCTCCGCTAGTCTTACAGGAGCGCTCTACGCCCTCCGACGCCATGCCCCTGACGGGCCCAGATGGCGCACACACGAATGAGATCATTCTGCCGTTTGTTGTGCCCGCGGCGCGAAAAACCACGCAGTTTCGAGTTTCTACAAGTATCTCTGAACCATCATGCCTTCGGGTCGAAAATGAACCGGCCGTCATTGACCCGCGATACCGACGCCAAACCCTGAGCAGCCCTTGGACTTCGCTGAAGATCTACTGCGGGGTCGGGCACGCCGATCGATTGCTGACCGAATACATCGTGCCGCTCCTTTCGGAGGCGCAGCACCGACAAGTCATAGACGGGTGGTTCTTTCTGCGCTATCACGATCCGCGATTCCATTTGCGCGTGCGGGTCCATGGCGCGCCGACCAGCGCGAAGTTTGCGCTGCTTCAGCAGCTCGACGCGAGTCTTGACTCCGCCGTGAGCGAACACCGCGTATCGTCTGTCGTGTTCGATACCTATGTCCGTGAGATTGAGCGATACGGTGGCGCAGCGGCGATCGAGCTTGTAGAGAGGGTGTTTCACGCAGATAGCATCGCCGTTGCTGCACTGCTTCCGTACCTTGCCGACATGCCGAGCGCCGCACTTCGAGATGCAGCGGTGCTGCAAGGCGTCCTAACCATGTTCCGCGCGCTCGCCGCGCCGACACGACAATTGGTCGAACGCCTCCGACGGCGCGTACCACCCTCGCGCCAATCGCGTACATGGAGCAAGTCGTTTCGGGAATTTCGGCCTCTCTTCGAAAGCGTTTTTGATGGGGGCGACGTGCCGCATGCGAGCGGCACTACGATTAGCGCGCTGTACGAGCGCCGCTCGGCATCGATAGCCGAGAGTTTGGCCGTCCGCCACCCTGCCTCTGGTTCCGAGATACTGGCGCTCTCGGAGGAGGCAGTCGACAGTTTGGTGCACATGTTCTTAAATCGAGTGGCCCGGGATCCATCTGAGACCGGCGAGCTACGTCTGCTTGATTACACACGACGTCTGTCTGAATCCGCCTTAGCGCGGCGGTAG